The Sesamum indicum cultivar Zhongzhi No. 13 linkage group LG6, S_indicum_v1.0, whole genome shotgun sequence genome has a segment encoding these proteins:
- the LOC105164220 gene encoding BTB/POZ domain-containing protein POB1-like: protein MRESKQQQVTLRIQASDEASLMDLLNFMYSNTLTRTTPCALLDVLVIADKFQVAACLRYCSQLLLKLPMDYESALLYLNLPPTVLMSDSVQPLKEAASKFLAAQFRDIGGFQEEVLDLPLVGIEAVLSSDDLQVATEYDVYDIVLKWARKHYPKLEERREILKTHLLRLIRFPLMITGNLKEVLTCNDIDPELASRIVLEALFFKAKTSHRQRYLAAEWVNFTTRHYLVQRAYKFWPIQVVEFELPRPHSIVYFDLRKEECLRLFPTGQVHSQLFHLGRQQIYLTGQCSIPGHHNFVHSFGLFFFVDGPRSAACTVVYELASRTKPSEEFVTWWRGAYIFDGGKKTIGHHNMFGVPWTAFVADGSPFFINGILHLRAELTIEKESNEDDLYGGLLGILEELDG, encoded by the exons ATGAGAGAGTCAAAGCAGCAACAAGTAACTCTAAGGATTCAAGCCTCAG ATGAAGCTTCCCTCATGGATTTGTTGAACTTTATGTATAGCAATACTCTAACAAGAACTACTCCCTGTGCTTTGCTGGATGTGTTGGTGATTGCTGACAAATTTCAGGTTGCTGCATGCTTGAGGTACTGCAGCCAATTATTGCTGAAATTGCCGATGGACTATGAATCAGCCTTGCTTTATTTGAATCTTCCTCCAACTGTTTTAATGTCTGATTCAGTTCAGCCACTTAAAGAAGCTGCCAGCAAGTTCCTTGCTGCACAGTTCAGGGACATAGGCGG GTTTCAGGAAGAGGTACTTGACCTGCCTTTAGTTGGTATTGAAGCAGTTCTCTCCAGTGATGACTTGCAGGTAGCAACAGAGTACGATGTATACGATATTGTGCTGAAGTGGGCTCGTAAACATTACCCAAAGTTGGAGGAAAGAAGAGAGATATTGAAAACGCATCTGCTTCGCCTCATTCGTTTTCCACTAATGATTACCGGAAATCTGAAAGAAGTCCTTACTTGCAATGACATTGATCCTGAACTAGCTTCAAGAATTGTTCTCGAGGCTCTATTTTTCAAGGCCAAGACTTCTCATCGACAGCGCTATCTTGCAGCAGAGTGGGTCAACTTTACAACACGCCATTACTTGGTCCAACGCGCATACAAATTTTGGCCAATTCAGGTAGTTGAATTTGAACTGCCTCGTCCACATAGCATCGTTTATTTTGATCTTAGAAAGGAAGAATGTCTACGTCTCTTCCCAACTGGTCAAGTCCACTCGCAGCTTTTTCACTTGGGCAGGCAACAAATTTACTTGACTGGCCAATGCAGCATCCCGGGCCATCATAACTTTGTTCATTCTTTCGGACTGTTTTTCTTTGTCGACGGGCCAAGATCAGCTGCCTGTACTGTTGTCTATGAGCTTGCATCAAGAACAAAGCCCTCTGAGGAGTTTGTGACCTGGTGGAGAGGAGCATACATATTCGACGGAGGAAAGAAGACCATTGGACACCACAACATGTTTGGTGTCCCGTGGACGGCATTTGTAGCTGATGGAAGCCCTTTCTTCATCAATGGCATTCTCCATCTGAGGGCTGAGCTCACAATCGAGAAGGAAAGCAACGAAGACGACCTGTATGGAGGGCTGCTCGGCATATTAGAGGAATTGGATGGATGA
- the LOC105164030 gene encoding uncharacterized protein LOC105164030, producing MSLIINTRGSNISNFDESLDAILHEHAFRVMIHRRPHTGALYNATLPANLAGMKVSVVGLRSTTLWRKGANFSDFMIPPRTLPVPYVKRLLIVYHNLGNWSSSYYSLSGYTMVTPVVGLLVYDASHLSSKNLSKLELNTMGKPISIEFQDSMLVVQRDRRIKCAFFGGSGEVFLSEMSLPNVCYSTNQGHFSIVVPLEKKQEIWPLWVVGFLAGFVGLILVGLAGIVAVRSFVGKRTQEMEKEADDGECLQTYWISSSKMPLAEVTRTRPVLETTAVPNLKLSWYA from the exons ATGAGCCTTATCATCAACACCAGAGGTTCAAACAT AAGCAACTTTGATGAATCTTTGGACGCCATTCTTCATGAGCATGCTTTCAGAGTTATGATTCACCGCCGGCCGCACACCGGTGCGCTCTATAACGCCACTCTCCCTGCAAATCTTGCAGGGATGAAGGTTTCGGTTGTGGGGCTCAGAAGCACAACTCTGTGGAGAAAAGGTGCCAATTTCAGTGACTTCATGATCCCACCAAGAACACTACCTGTGCCTTATGTGAAAAGGCTGCTCATAGTTTACCATAACTTGGGAAACTGGTCTTCTTCATACTATTCCTTGTCAGGGTACACAATGGTGACTCCTGTTGTTGGTTTGCTGGTATATGATGCATCACATTTGAGCAGCAAGAACTTGTCGAAGCTCGAGCTCAACACGATGGGGAAGCCCATATCGATTGAGTTCCAGGATTCGATGCTGGTTGTACAGAGAGATCGAAGGATAAAGTGTGCTTTCTTTGGTGGTTCTGGTGAAGTTTTTCTGAGTGAAATGAGCTTGCCAAATGTGTGTTACAGCACGAATCAAGGCCATTTCTCGATAGTCGTTCCGCTCGAGAAGAAGCAGGAGATTTGGCCCTTGTGGGTTGTGGGTTTTCTGGCTGGATTTGTGGGGTTGATTTTAGTGGGATTGGCAGGGATAGTGGCCGTTAGATCATTCGTCGGGAAGAGAACTCAAGAAATGGAGAAGGAAGCAGATGATGGGGAGTGTCTGCAAACATATTGGATTTCTAGCAGCAAAATGCCACTAGCCGAAGTGACGAGAACTCGGCCTGTGCTTGAGACTACAGCTGTCCCAAATCTGAAGCTTTCTTGGTATGCTTAA
- the LOC110012175 gene encoding uncharacterized protein LOC110012175: MVMESGSSPGVGSPQCPLDFSFAFNNVGFSDRILKIEITDDPPESCPDRDALLTHANGREAAQGNETSPSMDHSVVRERIIYFSSLILAAHSPFFYKVSCV; encoded by the exons ATGGTGATGGAGTCGGGCAGCTCGCCTGGCGTCGGTTCACCGCAATGCCCTTTAGACTTTTCATTTGCATTCAACAACGTCGGTTTCTCTGATAGGATTCTCAAGATTGAGATCACGGACGACCCTCCCGAGTCCTGCCCCGACCGCGACGCCCTGCTCACCCATGCTAATG GCCGTGAAGCTGCTCAGGGCAATGAAACATCCCCCAGCATGGATCATTCTGTAGTGCGAGAGAGGATTATATACTTCAGCTCTCTAATTTTAGCAGCACATAGTCCATTcttctacaaagtaagttgtGTTTAA